The Petrocella atlantisensis genome has a window encoding:
- a CDS encoding threonine synthase — MSYVSGYTCTLCEKEYTKDQGPMTTCPICGDLGILDVNYDYKSIAKVLTRDALRENEERSIWRYAPLLPVESTHLIKTLKVGGTPLYPSQNLAHHIGIDTLHIKDDGVNPTASLKDRASVIAVVRAMEEGKDTIACSSTGNAASSLAGNAAHMGLKTVIFVPKRAPKGKLTQLLVYGAKVVSVDGDYRSTFELSKAAIEHYGWYNRNAAINPYLVEGKKTVALEIAEQLSFDVPDWVVVSVGDGCTIAGVYKGFYDLLSIGLIEKMPRLLGVQAEGCAPFYHAFKDNKALEATEENTLADSIAVGIPRNPVKGIQAVAASGGTYVTVTDQEILASIALLGKTEGIFGEPAGVAGVAGLKKALEEGIIHKKDKVTVIVTGNGLKDVEHGMEAVGEPMRLKPDIQSFIKIMNEAEGITNG, encoded by the coding sequence ATGTCCTATGTATCAGGTTATACCTGCACTTTATGTGAAAAAGAATATACTAAGGACCAAGGACCTATGACCACTTGTCCTATATGTGGTGATCTGGGCATCTTGGATGTGAACTATGATTATAAAAGTATAGCAAAGGTCTTAACAAGAGATGCTCTTAGGGAGAATGAAGAAAGATCCATCTGGCGTTATGCACCTTTGTTACCTGTTGAGTCCACCCATTTAATAAAGACCCTTAAAGTAGGGGGAACACCCCTTTACCCTAGTCAAAATCTGGCGCATCATATAGGCATAGATACCTTACACATCAAAGATGATGGCGTCAATCCGACGGCCTCATTAAAAGACCGCGCCTCTGTGATTGCTGTTGTTAGAGCCATGGAAGAAGGCAAGGACACCATAGCTTGTAGCTCGACAGGGAATGCAGCTTCATCTTTAGCGGGTAATGCTGCTCATATGGGCCTAAAAACTGTTATTTTTGTTCCCAAGCGGGCACCTAAAGGCAAATTAACCCAACTTCTGGTGTATGGTGCTAAGGTAGTTTCAGTTGACGGTGATTATAGAAGCACTTTTGAATTGTCCAAAGCGGCCATTGAACATTATGGTTGGTACAATAGGAATGCAGCCATTAATCCCTATCTTGTTGAAGGTAAAAAGACAGTGGCACTAGAAATAGCAGAACAGTTGTCTTTTGATGTACCGGACTGGGTGGTGGTATCTGTTGGAGACGGATGTACGATAGCAGGGGTCTATAAAGGCTTTTATGACCTCCTGTCCATTGGCTTAATAGAAAAAATGCCAAGACTACTTGGGGTTCAAGCGGAAGGTTGCGCACCCTTTTATCATGCATTTAAAGACAACAAAGCACTAGAAGCCACAGAGGAAAATACCTTAGCTGACAGCATTGCAGTTGGCATACCCAGAAATCCAGTCAAAGGTATTCAAGCTGTTGCAGCTTCTGGAGGTACTTATGTAACCGTAACAGACCAAGAGATATTAGCGTCAATAGCTCTACTTGGAAAAACAGAGGGTATTTTTGGTGAGCCGGCAGGTGTTGCAGGTGTCGCAGGTCTAAAAAAAGCACTGGAGGAAGGTATCATTCATAAAAAAGATAAAGTGACAGTTATTGTAACGGGTAACGGACTTAAAGATGTTGAACATGGCATGGAAGCAGTAGGGGAACCGATGCGACTAAAGCCGGACATCCAGAGTTTTATAAAAATAATGAACGAAGCGGAGGGCATAACAAATGGGTAA
- the ade gene encoding adenine deaminase, with amino-acid sequence MPIKEMIIARGDQKAELVLKNCQVVNVLNGQIEGGDIAIEKGRIVGVGEYEGHREIDLKNKYVCPGFIDGHVHIESSMLTPSQFSRLVMPKGTTSIIADPHEIANVCGLNGIEYMLKASEKVPLDIYIMLPSCVPSTEFEVAGAILLAKDLKKLKDHPRVIGLGEMMNYPGVIAGNAMVHEKIDMMSDRLIDGHAPEVTGKALNAYISAGVKTDHECTTKDEMLEKVGKGMYVHLREGSATRNLDALLKGVTPNNSRRLMFCTDDKQPIDIMNEGHIDHNVRRAIELGLSPITAIQMATLNVAECYSLKGKGAIAPGYEADLLILDNLEHVSVSQVYKKGILVASDHQPLFEAPQIEDESVLNTVKLEDIKSINLDLKIPTGIARVIGLRERSIITDLVIRKVDTKDDVFVHNPKLDLLKLAVIERHQNTGNVGIGLVEGYGLKHGAVALTIAHDSHNVIVIGDNDTDMKLAIEELKRCDGGMTICRDGVVIETLRLEVGGLMTNAPLEEVIAKIKKMDRLALDSGVSTKIEPFLTLAFLALPVIPELKLTDQGLFDVTQFAFVEIDV; translated from the coding sequence ATGCCGATTAAAGAGATGATTATAGCAAGAGGCGACCAAAAGGCGGAGTTGGTACTGAAAAACTGTCAGGTCGTTAATGTACTTAATGGACAGATTGAAGGCGGCGATATCGCGATAGAAAAAGGTCGAATTGTGGGTGTTGGAGAATATGAAGGACATAGAGAGATTGATTTAAAAAATAAGTATGTATGTCCGGGTTTCATTGATGGCCATGTCCATATTGAATCTTCTATGCTGACCCCATCACAATTTTCAAGGTTGGTTATGCCCAAAGGTACCACCAGCATCATAGCAGATCCACATGAGATAGCAAATGTATGCGGCTTAAACGGCATTGAATATATGTTAAAAGCCAGCGAAAAAGTACCTCTTGATATTTATATCATGTTACCGTCTTGTGTACCCTCAACAGAATTTGAAGTGGCAGGTGCCATTCTTTTAGCTAAGGATCTTAAGAAGCTGAAAGATCACCCTAGGGTCATTGGTCTTGGTGAGATGATGAATTATCCCGGTGTAATTGCCGGTAATGCAATGGTCCATGAAAAAATAGATATGATGTCAGACCGATTAATCGATGGTCATGCACCTGAAGTAACAGGTAAGGCTCTTAACGCTTACATCTCTGCTGGGGTAAAGACGGATCATGAATGTACAACCAAAGATGAAATGCTGGAAAAAGTCGGGAAAGGGATGTATGTCCACTTAAGAGAAGGTTCTGCAACTAGGAATCTTGATGCCTTATTAAAGGGTGTAACCCCAAATAACAGCCGTAGACTTATGTTTTGTACAGATGACAAACAACCCATTGATATTATGAACGAAGGTCATATTGACCATAATGTAAGACGGGCCATTGAACTGGGTCTTAGTCCCATCACGGCGATTCAAATGGCCACTTTAAATGTTGCAGAATGCTACAGCTTAAAAGGAAAAGGTGCCATAGCGCCAGGCTACGAAGCGGACTTGTTAATCTTAGACAATCTGGAACACGTCAGTGTCAGTCAAGTATATAAAAAAGGCATATTGGTAGCATCGGATCACCAACCGCTTTTTGAAGCACCTCAGATTGAAGATGAAAGTGTATTAAACACAGTTAAACTAGAAGATATTAAGTCCATTAATCTGGACCTTAAAATACCAACAGGTATTGCCAGAGTCATAGGTTTAAGAGAAAGAAGTATTATTACAGACCTAGTGATTAGAAAAGTAGATACAAAAGATGATGTTTTCGTACATAATCCTAAGCTAGATCTTTTGAAGTTAGCTGTTATAGAACGACATCAAAATACAGGCAACGTTGGTATTGGTCTTGTAGAAGGTTATGGTCTAAAGCATGGTGCAGTAGCCCTCACCATCGCCCATGATTCTCACAATGTCATTGTTATAGGTGATAATGATACAGATATGAAACTTGCTATAGAAGAACTTAAGAGATGTGATGGCGGTATGACCATCTGTAGAGATGGCGTGGTCATTGAGACACTAAGACTCGAAGTCGGTGGCCTTATGACCAATGCACCTCTTGAAGAAGTCATAGCCAAGATTAAGAAAATGGACCGTTTGGCCCTTGATAGTGGTGTTAGCACAAAAATCGAACCATTTTTAACGCTGGCATTTTTGGCACTTCCGGTTATACCGGAATTAAAACTCACCGATCAAGGTCTATTTGATGTTACTCAATTTGCCTTTGTGGAAATAGATGTATAG
- a CDS encoding PLP-dependent cysteine synthase family protein translates to MGKIPYGPTYDEMLDPSKISENIMEKVILAKDEELDPLNLFNITWRGPDNEIRKVVLPKAITGVDANIVVMLGKYFPSGSHKVGPAYATLIEGCVDKEIIPGEHTILGPSTGNFGIGVSYICNLMGYEAIVIMPDNMSKERYERIKRYGAQLDLTPGTESDVILTLERTYQLMKEPKNKALAQFELFPNYRFHRHVTGHSAVEAVKGIGNGRIAAFTSALGSSGTIAAGDHIKQVYPDAKIVALEPYECSTLTDGGRGQHRIEGIGDKMCTLIHNVLNTDFVVMIEDDDCVKGLKVIHDGAHILAEAGVDKDFAVCLKDLFGVSGICNILGAIKMAKYLNLGPEDNVVTIATDGFDRYDSVILDLERRSLETSDNVLRRWKKDVFDEADTSKITDFRSHDKKEQLFNQKEKDWLPFGYKKEYLDAMKVQEFWDSEYAKVQAYNAKIKVLRDEDDDNDNTL, encoded by the coding sequence ATGGGTAAAATACCATACGGACCAACCTATGACGAGATGTTGGATCCATCCAAAATCTCAGAAAACATTATGGAGAAAGTGATTTTGGCCAAAGACGAAGAACTTGATCCTTTAAATCTTTTTAATATTACATGGCGAGGTCCTGACAATGAGATTCGCAAGGTGGTACTGCCAAAAGCTATAACCGGCGTGGACGCTAATATTGTTGTTATGCTAGGTAAGTACTTCCCATCCGGTTCTCATAAGGTAGGGCCGGCCTATGCAACACTTATAGAAGGCTGCGTGGATAAAGAAATCATACCGGGAGAACATACGATTTTGGGGCCATCCACCGGTAACTTTGGTATTGGTGTGTCTTACATATGTAATCTGATGGGCTATGAGGCTATTGTCATCATGCCGGATAATATGAGTAAGGAACGGTATGAGAGAATCAAAAGATATGGGGCTCAGCTAGATTTAACACCTGGAACCGAGTCGGATGTTATATTGACCCTAGAACGTACCTACCAATTAATGAAAGAGCCAAAGAATAAAGCTTTAGCTCAGTTTGAGTTATTTCCAAACTATAGATTTCATAGACATGTTACCGGACATAGCGCTGTTGAAGCGGTCAAAGGTATTGGGAACGGTCGTATAGCTGCCTTTACATCTGCCCTTGGTTCATCCGGTACCATAGCAGCCGGCGATCATATTAAACAGGTTTATCCCGATGCGAAAATCGTGGCACTTGAGCCTTATGAGTGTTCAACTTTAACAGATGGCGGCCGTGGCCAACATAGAATCGAAGGTATAGGCGACAAAATGTGTACCTTAATTCATAATGTTCTCAATACGGATTTTGTGGTCATGATAGAAGATGATGATTGTGTCAAAGGTTTGAAGGTCATACATGATGGGGCACATATTCTCGCTGAAGCAGGTGTGGATAAAGATTTTGCTGTATGCCTAAAAGATCTCTTTGGTGTATCAGGTATCTGTAATATACTAGGTGCTATAAAAATGGCCAAGTATCTAAATCTTGGACCGGAGGATAACGTGGTGACCATAGCAACAGATGGTTTTGACCGGTATGACTCCGTTATTCTTGATCTTGAAAGGCGTTCTCTGGAGACTTCAGACAATGTATTACGAAGATGGAAAAAAGATGTCTTTGACGAAGCTGATACAAGTAAAATAACAGACTTTAGAAGTCATGATAAAAAAGAGCAACTTTTTAATCAAAAAGAAAAAGACTGGTTGCCCTTTGGTTATAAAAAAGAGTATTTGGATGCCATGAAAGTACAAGAATTCTGGGATTCGGAATATGCAAAAGTACAAGCCTACAATGCAAAAATCAAAGTACTAAGAGATGAGGATGATGATAATGACAATACCCTTTAA
- the arcC gene encoding carbamate kinase: MDKLAVIAIGGNSLIKDNEHQFIEDQYMAVCETVRHVVDLIELGINVVITHGNGPQVGFIMRRSEIAEEVEHMHPVPLVSCDADTQGAIGYQIQQAMQNEFNKRGLGNKAVTLVTQVEVEPDDPAFLMPSKPIGTFYTEAQIERIISQHPDWHMVKDAGRGYRRVVPSPMPKKIIEREAIETLIHAGFSVVAVGGGGIPVTRDAEGKLVGVNAVIDKDYASSLLATQLGADYFIISTAVDQVYIDYNKPTQKALSVLTLDEVEALKLDNQFAPGSMLPKINAVTDFIKAGGKKAIITSPACLSDAVKGLAGTTIIA; encoded by the coding sequence ATGGATAAATTAGCGGTCATTGCCATTGGCGGTAATTCCTTAATCAAAGATAACGAGCATCAATTTATTGAAGACCAATACATGGCTGTCTGTGAAACTGTCCGTCATGTGGTGGACTTGATTGAACTGGGAATTAATGTGGTCATCACCCACGGAAACGGGCCACAGGTAGGTTTTATCATGAGACGTTCAGAAATTGCTGAAGAGGTAGAACATATGCATCCGGTCCCTTTGGTGAGTTGTGACGCAGATACCCAAGGCGCCATTGGTTATCAGATTCAACAAGCCATGCAAAATGAATTTAACAAAAGAGGGTTGGGCAATAAAGCAGTTACATTGGTGACACAGGTGGAAGTTGAACCGGATGATCCGGCGTTTCTAATGCCTTCAAAACCCATCGGTACTTTCTATACGGAAGCACAGATCGAACGTATTATAAGTCAACATCCGGATTGGCATATGGTTAAGGATGCCGGTCGTGGCTATAGAAGGGTTGTACCTTCTCCTATGCCAAAGAAAATCATCGAAAGAGAAGCCATCGAGACACTTATTCATGCAGGGTTCTCGGTGGTGGCTGTCGGTGGTGGTGGGATTCCGGTTACCAGAGATGCAGAGGGTAAACTCGTTGGTGTGAATGCGGTTATTGATAAGGATTATGCCAGCAGTTTGTTAGCTACTCAACTGGGTGCAGATTATTTTATTATTTCTACAGCGGTAGATCAGGTCTATATAGATTATAATAAGCCGACTCAAAAGGCTTTGAGTGTATTGACTCTAGACGAGGTCGAAGCTTTGAAGTTGGATAATCAATTTGCACCAGGTAGTATGTTGCCAAAGATTAACGCGGTGACGGATTTCATTAAA
- a CDS encoding YgeY family selenium metabolism-linked hydrolase — MTIPFNTILESAKTYRNDISTFLRDMIRISSESCDEKLVVQRIKEEMEKVGFDRIDIDPMGNILGYIGHGSTLIAMDAHIDTVGIGELANWDYDPYEGYEDHEIIIGRGASDQEGGMASMVYAGKIIKDLDLADDYTLLVTGTVQEEDCDGLCWQYIIEESKIRPEFVVITEPTSLNIYRGHRGRMEIKVETMGVSCHGSAPERGDNAIYKMAPIITELKVLHENLLDNAFLGKGSLTVSEIFFSSPSRCAVADGCAISVDRRLTHGETYESALEEIRNLPSVKAAGAKVSMYTYERPSYTGLVYPTDAYFPTWVLPEDHEATQTLVDAYKGLFDKEPLVDKWTFSTNGVSIMGRYEIPCIGFGPGHEDQAHAPNEKTWKDELVYAAAMYASIPKAYIKRKRGL, encoded by the coding sequence ATGACAATACCCTTTAATACGATACTAGAAAGCGCCAAAACCTATAGGAATGACATATCTACCTTTCTTAGAGATATGATTCGCATATCCAGTGAAAGCTGTGATGAAAAATTAGTTGTGCAAAGAATAAAGGAAGAAATGGAAAAAGTAGGATTTGATCGCATCGATATTGACCCTATGGGAAATATTCTAGGCTACATCGGCCATGGATCCACTTTGATTGCTATGGATGCCCACATCGATACAGTGGGCATCGGTGAGCTTGCCAACTGGGATTATGATCCTTATGAAGGTTATGAAGACCATGAGATTATCATTGGTCGAGGTGCAAGTGATCAAGAAGGCGGTATGGCTTCTATGGTGTATGCCGGTAAAATTATTAAGGATCTGGATTTAGCGGATGATTATACGCTACTCGTGACAGGAACGGTACAAGAAGAAGACTGTGATGGACTATGTTGGCAGTATATCATAGAAGAATCTAAGATTCGTCCGGAATTTGTTGTCATCACAGAACCCACCTCCTTAAATATTTATCGAGGACACCGTGGTCGTATGGAGATTAAAGTAGAGACCATGGGTGTTAGTTGTCATGGATCAGCACCAGAGCGCGGGGACAACGCCATATATAAGATGGCACCCATCATCACTGAACTTAAAGTGCTTCATGAAAACTTGTTAGACAATGCGTTTTTAGGAAAAGGCAGCTTAACTGTATCTGAGATTTTCTTTAGCTCACCGTCAAGATGTGCCGTGGCCGATGGTTGTGCCATATCCGTTGACCGACGGTTAACCCACGGGGAAACCTATGAATCCGCCTTAGAAGAGATTCGCAATCTACCTTCAGTAAAGGCAGCAGGTGCCAAAGTGTCTATGTATACTTATGAGCGTCCTTCCTATACAGGTCTGGTTTATCCAACAGATGCATATTTTCCTACTTGGGTATTACCAGAAGACCATGAAGCCACTCAAACACTTGTTGATGCCTATAAAGGTCTATTTGATAAAGAACCATTAGTCGATAAATGGACGTTTTCAACCAATGGTGTCTCCATCATGGGTCGATATGAGATTCCATGCATCGGTTTCGGACCCGGTCATGAGGACCAAGCTCATGCCCCTAATGAAAAAACATGGAAAGATGAATTGGTGTATGCAGCAGCTATGTATGCGTCTATTCCAAAAGCCTATATAAAAAGAAAGAGAGGTTTATAA
- a CDS encoding ornithine carbamoyltransferase — protein MQTRFKGKHFITLQDWTKEEIDTLLEVSFDLKKKFAMGIPTPYLPYQTMFLMFFEQSTRTRNSMEAGFAQLGGHANYLDTSTMQISHGEVAKDTAIILSSYGHAIACRNCFWEVGNKYLRELAEHSSVPIMNLQCDLYHPMQGIADLMTIKEKVETTKNLKVSIIWAYAKSHKKPISVPLTQALLFPRYGMDVTLAYPEGYDLPDWAIEQAKENARQNGGKFRITHNMEEAYKDADVVIPKNWGSWVNNQSDAVIDDLLESYKGWKCTEEMMALASGNVMYMHALPADRGNEVEDSVIDGPHSIVFDEAENRIHTSKAVMVLTMGGKG, from the coding sequence ATGCAGACACGATTCAAAGGCAAACACTTTATTACCCTTCAAGATTGGACCAAAGAAGAAATTGATACTTTACTTGAGGTGTCTTTTGATCTGAAAAAGAAATTCGCCATGGGTATACCAACCCCCTATTTACCTTATCAAACGATGTTTTTGATGTTTTTTGAGCAATCCACAAGAACCCGTAATTCGATGGAGGCAGGTTTTGCGCAACTTGGTGGGCACGCGAATTATCTGGATACTTCAACCATGCAGATTAGTCACGGTGAAGTTGCCAAAGACACCGCTATTATCTTATCCAGTTATGGCCATGCGATTGCCTGTAGAAACTGCTTCTGGGAAGTGGGAAACAAATATCTAAGGGAACTGGCAGAACACTCAAGTGTGCCAATCATGAATTTACAATGCGATTTGTACCATCCGATGCAAGGGATTGCAGATTTAATGACCATCAAGGAAAAGGTGGAAACCACCAAAAATCTTAAAGTGTCTATAATATGGGCCTATGCAAAAAGCCATAAAAAACCTATATCCGTACCCTTAACTCAAGCTTTGTTATTCCCAAGGTATGGCATGGATGTGACTTTAGCTTATCCGGAAGGTTATGACTTACCAGACTGGGCCATTGAACAAGCTAAAGAAAATGCAAGACAAAACGGCGGCAAATTTAGAATTACCCATAACATGGAAGAAGCTTATAAAGATGCAGATGTGGTGATTCCTAAGAACTGGGGCAGTTGGGTCAACAATCAAAGTGACGCTGTTATAGATGATCTTTTAGAGTCTTACAAAGGCTGGAAATGTACAGAGGAAATGATGGCTCTAGCCAGTGGTAACGTGATGTATATGCATGCGCTACCAGCAGACAGAGGCAACGAAGTTGAAGACAGTGTCATTGATGGTCCTCATTCCATCGTTTTTGATGAAGCAGAAAATAGGATTCATACATCCAAGGCGGTTATGGTTCTTACTATGGGCGGCAAAGGTTGA